ttacttttatgattttttttctcgatattGTTTTCCTCCTGTGCATTCATTTTTTCCCATTTCCATTTTCACAAACCCTATACATACAATTACACGTATTACACTAGCATATAACATACATAAGCCACAGAATAAACAATTCTAAGGCtatatctttcattttctaGAGGATACAGGACATAAGTAAGATGCCATATTGGTCCATGACGTATGTTATTTTAAGCGGTAGAACGACACCAAATTGAAAGAACCGCAACTGCTATGTTAAATGCATAGGCTATCTTGTTTTAACACAAGATCACACTTTCTCATGCACCGTATTGACTCTCATATCTTATAGTTGTTTCCATCTTCTCTACCACTATGTTGATATCATGGTAATTTGCAACGCGATTACCATAACAATATAACCCTATCTTGATATATCGCTGAACTAGTCATGTTACTGAGTCAATGACATTCTTCTGCTTTTTCCTTAACTGGTAAATTATAGGAGTAGTTACACTACTTGGATTGGGGGTATATGTTAACGTGTAACTATTATATTTCTTGAGCACAACCGAAAGTTCTACCGACGATATCGTCGGCAAATTGCCTTCAAAATCATCTGCTACCGCGACTGAAACAATTGTCGTGCAGCTGtaaaaatgttgttattctCCTTTATACGTCCCATAGTTACTTGATGCAGGCAGTATTATTTGGTAACATTTGTTTGTAGCACTGAAATACCATCCGGGGTTTCGAGTACTAATACGTTAGTGAGCACGTCACTTTACCCGCAATTCATGATACTTTTCTGACTGTGTAATGTGAGGTTTAGATTTATCCAAGTTGAAACTTTCGTGGGCAAACGTTATAGCCAAATAGGCATGACTTATAGTAATTGGTCTCGTAAATGTCTGCTCGAGAATTTGTATTGTAATCCATAACAGGCTtaatgcaaaaaaataaaattaaagcaaacgaaataacaataaatccttaattatataaatgtaacccaaaaaattagtttttaattgaaaaatgttgacacGTTGTCTGTCAGATGGTGGGATCGTGGAAGCTGCCTCTCCGCCAGAGTTAGTCCAGATGCAAACACCGACATGTTATCAACtaaaacattttgcaaataCATCGACTTTTATAACTATCATAATACTTCTTCAAAATATAATTCTTCTTAGTGATGGTAACTGATAAACTATTAAAACGAATATGTCTCAATACGCAGTATTTTTGCGCTCATAAAtgtaaccaaaaaaaattagtttgtaaatgaaaaatgttgacaCTTCGTCTGTCAGATGGTGGGATCGCGGAAACCTTCTCTCCGCCAGAATTAGTCCAGATGCAAACACCGACATGTTATCAACtaaaacattttgcaaataCGTCGACTTTTATAACTATCATAATACTTCTTCAAAATATAATTCTTCTTAGTGATGGTAATTGATAAACTATTAAAACGAATATGTCTCAATACGCAGTATTTTTGCGCTCATAAACGTTCACAtcacattaatattatttaaatacttCATTACTAGGAATTAAACTTTAATGTGGAGATGTGTTCAGTTATTGACATGTTTGTGTCGAATAGTGATTACATAAAATTAAACTTCAAACGCTGCTTTCAGAAAGAATTTTGGGGTCACAAGTCGTTCATAAAGGTATCGAAAATATATAGGTTATTAGTGTAGATTCCCTAAGGTCATTTTCAATATCATATTGAAAATAGATTTTCATTAATACTATTTTAAAATGTCTGCAATACTGAGTTAAGTAGATTTTATAATGTAGTCTGGCCTCTGTTAAACATGAATTGCTTTGATCATTGCTAATTTTACCCATTTCAATAACTCTATCTAAAATGGCTTTCCTTTTTTTAGCGTGAAAGAATTAATTAGGGTATTAAGAAAGCAAATTACTATATCATCTTCcaagaaggaaaaagacaagTAAATAATGTATGAGTATTTCGTTTGAATCTATTAAAGCAAATGGTTCCCTTTTTATTAGTTAGTCGCATTTGAGGCATTTGTCTAATATTGTGTAGGACATTGAATtatattgggttttttttttctcccgaCCACTGTAGTACTACTACATTTATAATGACCCCCCCCGCAGCAACTTCACgaattaatgttattaaatgtCGAACCTTCCTCATTTTTCTAATAGGTGCTACGTTCGTCATATTAACCCATTCACAGCACCGATTCAACAGGCTCGCACATCCGTTCCTTTGACAACCAGCAATAGCTGCTCATACATCGGCATATTTCACATATCTTTATCTGAAAATCCAGCTAAGGGTAGGCTGTATAAAATGTCTACCACTAAATACAACATGCTACAACATTCTTAGTGGGTAAACATTTCTTAGCGGGTAAACAAGAATTTCATGATTTGTAAAAGTTATTTCATGTTGCGTGCTTACACGTCTGCTCATCAATGGCTTGCCAGACATTGCGTTATGAACGAACCAATTCCCACCATATCTTTTCTACTTTCTACATGAAAAGCCTACTACCTTTGAAGGGTGATTGTATGTTGTCACAATATGCAGGTGAACTCTCTTGTTTTCCCtcttatttttattaaacattaaaaagttAATAGTTTCTTAAATAACGATACCAAGTTAATTTTCCAGGAACAAAATTCACTTTATAATCACAAAATTTAAACTCTGGCAAggagaaatatttaaaattcaaCAATTATTCCAAATTATCCTTGTCAGACCTCTTGAAGTCGTCAGACCAATGTATTAATAAACAATTCATAAAGTACCAAAGTCAACACGAAACACTACAGACTTTGGTGTAGGTATTTACAGTTGGATTAAATTGTTAATCATTTAAGCCCCTttcatattcatttatatatgatGATTGTTATATAGTTTGACTTTTCCATCAGTAAAACCCTGCTTGTAATATATAACTACGGTGATTTACTGCCTTGTGATTTACTGTCAGCGCACATCGTAGTTCTTTCATCGTTTCGTCAGGGCATTAAAGAGAAGTGCAGGGTTTGACGGAAAATTAGAACCTCAATAAGTCCAACATTGGCTTCCTTTTTACACTGTTTTTCAATCCGTTTCTCTACCGTAAAGTCTTCTTTTGAATAAAGAAAtaactgattttattttatttaaataatatctCTTTCTAAGCACGGCTATATAGCTTTACGGTATGGACTTGAACGCAAATCACTGTTGTGTTTCCCGAGAGAGATCACGAGGAGAAGAATCATATCAAGATGGCCAACTCATAGTTTGTACTGTACGATATCAGTACTCTCAATATCCGTGTTCACAGAGGTTTGACTTCCTTGTTCTTCTGTCTACCGACGCGCGTAAGAGGCAAAAATTAGCGTAAAGTAGGAGCAATAAACTATCATTTTACTATAATGCATTTTCCAAATGAGTTAAACAATGTTCAGTATCTTCTACCGTACATTCTAAATTACTCGATACAAGGTACGTTATGTCATCGACAGAGGTGAAAGTCATTATCAACTTGAAATCAGAGAAGGGCGAGTCACCAGAAAAGATTTCACTCTTTCGTCAAAATGATCAGCAAGTTTTATTCAATGTTccaagttttattttttctttggacAACTAGCTGCCTCGTTTTTCGTGAATCGGTAAGTTCTagtacttttatatttttttaattcttcggTCATATGTCGTAGTATGGATATTTCAATGAATTTGCTCGGTAACAACAATTTTTAGTGAAGTTATGATTGTTCAAAAGATGGTATAAGATATTGGGAATGGAGACATCATAATTCTTCAAAttacaaatttcaattttcatctCTGTTTCGAAATAAAAATGATGGTCTGTATCAAAAGTGCGTGAAAATAAttcaacataataataataagtgcAAAGTATATGTCAGTGATTGGAGATCAGGTATACAttattcaaattaaattaagtacTTTCAAGTTATTTTTAACTCCCCACAAAAGGTTTTTGAACTTGAAACTAAAGAAAATCTATCAAATCTTCAACAGCAATTCTCCTTTTTGACTATATTTTCACAAATCaagatttttgtttaaaaagaaagatattcaaaaatcattatatattatattgtttgcAAAGATATTAGAAATTAGATTCAAATTAGATTAAATCTCATGCTTTCAAGTTGTTATGTTTTACATTTATCTTAGAAATTAAAAGCTTAAACTTTTACACGTTCTGCAATTTATTGAAGAAGCCACTATTCTTTATGTAAAATAAAAGTGTTAGATGAAAGATCGAATAATAAGGATGGGTTGTTTTTCAAATaagaaaatttattttaatattaatagtaaCTTAGTAACGCTCTAGAACCATTTAAGACATAAACTTGTAGTGAAACATTCAAAGTTCTTTAAATATTATAGTTATAAAAGTTGTATAAAATATGAAGCTcatgttgttttattaattcATCAATAAATTAACCTGTAAATGATATAGCTCCCTCACAGGTACAACTTCAGAACTTTAAATGATATCAGACATAATGCAGACTGTCATAAATGCAAGTTTAACCTAAAGTATTAAATCAAACTAcgatattttcaattatattaatAGAAACGTTTTAGCTAAGATTTAGATGGCCATACTTTGAATAACTCGCTTCAGTTTCTTAACTTTATAATAATTAacgagaaaaaaatgtttttaattaaaatattactcTTTAAGTTTTCATCCGTCGACTTAAATTCACATTGAAACTTATTATTTACTATAATGCTACCAATTTTGTATTCCGAAGATAAAATATAAGATTTTCTTTAGTGAACAGTAAtctattaatttcaattaagcAATGAATACATAACAAAGTTAAATATTATTCACTTATTCATTTATCATTGAATATCTTAATCAGGCTTAGAAAAGCTAAGGATGACAGAAGTCAGAACGTTAACAAAACATGTTCTTCAAttttaaataaaagaatagaCCAGCATACGTAAAATGTATCTCGTCGTTATATCACCAATCaaatcatattttgtgtgtagctTCAAGAAAGAACAATAttctataaatattttttttaaaaattgtaaaaaatcaatgttttgTAAAAAGGACCTTTCTTTGTCACTTAAAGTTAAAAGTTCGGTGgctaaattcttttttttttaataaaacatttttggccACCAATGATTTGTCAAACATAAAACAGTCTCGTCGATATGAgtttttttaaggaaattatTAATTCCTAATTAGTCTTGGAAatgagacaaaacaaaatgaaacttaGTCTAGGTAACGAAACAGAGGAAAAGTGTACTGTCAAATTAATTACTAGGAGTAAAGCGTTCAACCATATACTTGTAAGATAAAGTATTCCGCAACGTAATTTGCAACCATGTTAATGTAGGTCTATACTTATTCATAtttgattttactttcatttaacTAAAACAGTATGTGATTTGTGGTTATGTTCGCGTATTGTTCCACAATTTCCCATCatgaaaaaatgtatttatttacaaacaaaagtCACGAGATCCTAAGTAAATGAGTCAATTAAATTTCACCTTCTAAACTTCGAAAGCCATTGGCATTCATTCTTCACAACTGCCCCTTCATTGAATGTCTTAATCAGGCTTAGAAAAGCTAAGGATAACAGAAGTCAGAacgtaaataaaacattttcttcaatttcaaataaaagaATAGACCAGCATACGTAAAATGTATCTCGTCGTAATATCATCTATCAAATCATATTTTGTGTGCAGCTTCAAGAAAGTAGAATATTctattaaaactcaaacaaaaaattattgtaaaaatCGAGATCAATGTTTTGTAAAAAGGACCCTTTCTTTGTCACTTAAAGTTAAAGGTTCGGtgactattttatttttgtttttattaaaactttTTTGGCCACCAATAATTTGTCAAACATAAAACAGTCTCGTCAATATGAGTTTTTTTAAGGAAATCATCAATTCCTACTTAGTCTTGGTAAGGATCGGTATAACGtcattatattttcaaatattaagtTCCTGTGGGACTTGCTTCACCAGAGCAAAGCTATGTCATTCGTAGGTGAGCTGCGAATTGCGACCTTCGTTTCAggacaaaaaaaatatagaaacgGACGAAAAGTGTACTGTCAAATTAATTACTAAGAGTAATACGTTCAACTATATACTTGTAAGATAAAGTATTCCCAACGTCATATGGAAACATgttgatgtaggcctatacttattaatatttgttcttccTTTCATTTATCTACAAAAGTATGTGAGTTGTGGTTATTTTTGCGTATTGTTCCATAATTTCCCACTCtgataagattttttttatttacaaacaaaatcagGAGATCCTAAGTAAATGTAAAAGATTGATTTGtactataaatataaagaaaacacatattttgcttAATTTCAATGAATTTTACAAATCATTATTTGTCTAATACTTGTATGAGTATTTATTATAGCTCATACAAAGAATTATGATTCGCGATCAATATATATTCTTGGTCCAACAGATCGTAACCCATTCCAGCAAATCTCTTATAAAAATGTTAAGTCCTAATTAATTGCGGTTTCGAACAATATAAGTTCCGATAGTTTCTTCTCGACTACTTACTTAAAGTAAAAGATTCCGGGATACAGAATACATTTGGAAAGACCTGACATCCAACTAAATAGGCTGAGACTTTCTTAAATATTCGAAAATTCAACATTCGTTGATTTGATCCTCTTTTTTTATGTCAGGCTCTTTAATAACTTAGATCACAGCGACGAGATGTTTGTCATTTAACACTGAAAGTCTATAGCTGAACATTGATACTTAATATATTGACGATACGTTTCTACATATAGATACCTCTGTTTATTCTTTTTAAGTTAGCTCGGCGATATTATTAGTTATTCGTATACGTTTCTTAAGCGAATATGTCATAGTAACTTTATAAATGGACCAGACTTTACTTAAAATGGATCACAACTAACAGATACACCAATCCCATACTCGTAGATAAATAACTTTTAcgttattaattattatttaaataacaaCACAAATAAAGTGATGCTTAGAAAAAATATCGAACAACCGTTAGATAACAAAAATCGAGGAAATTCTAATGCCAATTCTTGTTGATTTtacaattttcataaaaatatctTACCTATATTTTCCTCTGAATTTTCATACGCCATTTTCTATTGTGAAAAAGTATTTCCTTCTCAAAATAGACCGAAATTCCGGAgcaatgtttgtgttttttgttgttgaaaaatacAATAAGAACAATTCATTTAAAGAGAATGCCACgtacatcaatttttttttaaaaatgtcgtaatttatttattctgtaaTCATTAGCTAAAAAATCTATACTTGAATTTGCTCTTTCTGGTTCCCTTGTCACTTTTTCAATAAAAGTGTTGATATGTTTTTACAACATTACCTGAAACTACATGTGCATTGTTCGATCTTTCTCACTGTATTGATTTCGTCATGTTTACAAAGCTGGTACGAAAATGTTAAATCCTCTTTCTCCCAAaacctccaccccctccccaacaaatagtttagttaagttttCGAAAGTTAACCAAAAACCTTATAAGAAAATATCAAGATCTAACTAAAGTTACTATAATGATCTTGTTTCATCGTAGATATAAAACTAATACCGTGTATAAACGAAATAAATGCATTTTCGATTTAAAGGCCTAGtcaatttgtttctctttaatataaaatttcgaatgaaaacaatattgagATTAATCTCTGTTTGGAAAGAACGACAATGCCTAGATCAATAATTGTATTGTCAAGCAGGAAGGTTTAATATTGGGGAATGCAAGTTAGCATTGTAGAAGGAAGATTTATCGTTGTAAAAACGTAAACACAACTGAGTAAAATCATTTTGATCTTCTAGTTTACACAtgtaatttgcatattgatTCATTATGATTCGAGCGTTGTATAATGATCCCTCGGAGGTTTTATGAGTAATGATTATTTATGGTAGAGTTAGGCTGTTTATCTGAACCCTGTTTAGTGTTAACTGTGTCTTAAAACGGTATTTTACTAATATCTATATTAACACCTCTAAATAGATTCAAACACTACAGGCCTTGGCGATACATGTTTTCACTATCCGCCTCCCATTGTTTGAGAGAGGAATGTGTGAACTTGTTAgcgaaaatattttgaaatggacAACTTGAAAATAGATAAAAGCGAGGCGAGTGTATGTgtccatcacccccccccccctctcgttCCACTTATTTCAATTGGaatacattttctttctattttaaaaGGAaccaatttcaataatttcaattttcaataaaaagATTGTAGCACCCATATAGTAACCGACATTGTTGTGACCCCTAAATCTATCCAACCAGCAATCACTACTTGTTTTGTTAGTCGATGTATTCAAGTACGCTCAGCAAGTATTTCCATTAATACTTCTCAACGTAAATGGGACACATATTTCACATTGACTCGGAAATATAATAAGAACTTTTCTCAAAAAGGTTTGAAATCTTTTTCAGGCTTGATATCCAGAGGTCACTGACTCGAATCATGTTTTTATCCATAAACTTCTTTGCTCTATTCCGTTGTTTAAAACAACAAAGACACTTTCCTCTTATTACTTTACATATATGAATTTTTCTTTGGTTAGAGTGCCCAACAGACAATTGATGGATCTTCTAATGGAAAGATATTAGGTGAGTGATGCTTACCCCTTTTGATTCCAAAcatgtaatttaaataaaattttaacCCTTGTAACATTACATTTATCATGTTAACTTTACCGGGAGTATATACACAGGAATTGGGGCGTGATTTGCGGAGCTTTGTCTGAAGTATTAGCAGACGAGAATAGAAGGTAATTTAAGGTGTTTACGGGCATTCAAGTTCAAAATAGTCGCCAGAAATTATGTCAGATATGTGTATTGAAGTGTTAAGTACGTATTGATCCGCATTGTTTCTTAAAGTCACATATTTTTGGAGAAGCAACGGATGTGAGTTCTTTCGAATAGTGTAAATTAAGAACGTGTTGTATGCTATATATGTAACTCAATGAAGAAAACGCAAAGTTAACAAATAATGAGGACAactatatttttatatcatcaCATCATAGGTCAATCATCATTTTTCTTCTATCAACAATCGACTTATCCGAGAGATTGCACAGAAGTCCAGGAGCAATGTTCATCCAATAACTCTTCCGGTGTCTTCATGATCAAACCAGATGGTTACCCGGAACCATTTGAGGTTTACTGTGATAACACTGACAGTTccggtggatggacggtatgtCTTTGGTTTCTTGCTCTTGTATAAACAATTTcaagactgaaaaaaaaatgtttacagcCGCTGGAAGAGTAGTAACGATGTTTTTGTTTTCGGTGAACATGTTATATGTTTGTAAGTTACAAGATGGTGGTAATAAAAAACTTCGGTTTTTATTGAGTAATGATCAAGACGGATGTGCTGGATGCTTAAAATTTAATGCATCGAATGAAAGTGACTAACAAACCATTTCGGTAACGACTCTGTCCATAGGTAATACAAAGGCGCACCGACGGGTCCATCGATTTCAGGCGCGACTGGGACAGCTACAAGTCTGGCTTTGGGTTTCTCTCTCATGAATTCTGGCTCGGCAACGAGAAGTTGTCTTTTTTGACCAACCAGAAGAAATACCAACTGGTGATTAAGATAACCACATCAAGCGGTTACCTGATCAGGGTTTCTTACGATCATTTCCGTATAAGTGACGCCTTCAGTCACTTCAAGCTGGGCAACCTCGGCAATTATTCCGGAGAAAATACTGGTGAGTTATCACTAATAAATTAGATAACAATGCAATATCATACCCACATGTCTTACAATGCTTAGATATATGTGAAGATGTATTGTTTCGTGACGTCGTcaaacattacataatatgaCAGATATGCAGGGTCATCTGGGGAATATCACTGACAAACCTCTCTGGGCCCATTTGGTACATCCATCTATGGTCAACCATCGTTTCGATAAAATAATACATCTGAACTTTACTTATCAAACACTTAATTCACTTCATATTGTTAAATACATTCccagtaacattaatgttacaataATTCCAAGTAATTGTATCTTACAGATGCTATAACATTCTGTCCCAGCAATATGGACATTGATAACTGCAGTACCGCGTGTCAACGAACTTGTGAAGCTCCAGGGATATGTCAGGATGAGGTCTGTGCTGATGGTGAAATCTGTTTTTGTCCAGATGGATTCTTCATGAAGGAAGCTGACTGTGTACCTCGTGAACAATGTGGATGTTACATATCGGAAGGACAGACGATCGTACCAGTAAGTAGAGGAGTAATCCATTTCAGAAAAGCAAATCGATCCTTTACTTTTATGTAGGAACCGATCATTACTACTTTCCTCTATTTCGGTCGATCAGGTGCAATAATAAAAACTTAATTAAGCCGTTACTGCCGCATTGCAGTCATACGGTAACGAAGGTTTCCAATTTCATATCTTGGCTAAAAGAGAAGTACGATTTGATATATCTTGAAATGTGGTAGGTTTAATAATGATTTTCTAAGGAGAGGGCAGCATATGACGATATCAACcaagtatgaaaatataaaatgcgACTTTTCTTATAGGAAGGTGAATTTTTCGTGAATTCTGGATGTACAAGAAAGGGTGTTTGTACTAACGGACTGATCATCTGGGATGAAGGTTACGCATGCAGCCCTAAAGCGGAGTGTGGCGTACGAAATGACATAAGACAATGCTATTGTGCAAATGGCTACAGAGGGGACGGTGTAATATGCACTAGACCACCTAAAGATTGTCAGGAAatttatgatgatgatagtgCCAGCAAAAGCGGTATATACAGAATCAAACCAACCGGATGGACCAGGTCAGCATTTGAGGTCTACTGTAacatgactgatggaggagggtGGACGGTAAGTAGCAGTCTGACACGCGttcataatataattaatatatgttaattgtCAAGTTTGACGATCGGATAAGTCTAAAAGATTGATCTTTCACTGGTATGTATCGTAACATAATTTTCAAAGGACGACGTAAGGAAGCCCTAATATCTCCTAAATGGGGGTTCAAAGTGATATTGTCGACCTGGTCGAGAAGCATAAAAAATAGCCGGTAAAGATCTATCTAATCAAACATCGAGTAACTCATACTGATaaatatcttcttcttttttt
This window of the Apostichopus japonicus isolate 1M-3 chromosome 9, ASM3797524v1, whole genome shotgun sequence genome carries:
- the LOC139974004 gene encoding uncharacterized protein, encoding MYCYQFYSLLRVSFFLWTAGFLDSSRTTAEAGTSDAANSEDGPSQSSFFFYQQSTYPRDCTEVQEQCSSNNSSGVFMIKPDGYPEPFEVYCDNTDSSGGWTVIQRRTDGSIDFRRDWDSYKSGFGFLSHEFWLGNEKLSFLTNQKKYQLVIKITTSSGYLIRVSYDHFRISDAFSHFKLGNLGNYSGENTDAITFCPSNMDIDNCSTACQRTCEAPGICQDEVCADGEICFCPDGFFMKEADCVPREQCGCYISEGQTIVPEGEFFVNSGCTRKGVCTNGLIIWDEGYACSPKAECGVRNDIRQCYCANGYRGDGVICTRPPKDCQEIYDDDSASKSGIYRIKPTGWTRSAFEVYCNMTDGGGWTVLQRRQDGSIDFYRNWSSYKVGFGNLSTEFWLGNDKLYYLTTQKRYRIRIDLVTREYNSYYGKFDFFRINDESDNYRLSGLGTYSGTVDERSSPDGKFLRYHLNHEFSTKERDNDAYSNNCAVSYHGAWWYDDCYYSNLNGDYHASLNSDSSIYCYYIPGPNYNIKYTEMKIRPA